AATCTATTTTCAATAAATATGACCGAAAAGCTTTGATCTACCCAACTCCGAATAAATTAAATGAATATAAAAACGCTGATATGCATGATGAGCAGATCGCTGTATGGACAGATTATTTCAATAAAAAATTTAATATCAATCCGCCCCTAGATCCAAATGTAGTCAAAGCGTTGATAGCAAGTGAGTCTGGATTTCACAAAGATCCTCCGAACAATCCTGTAGCCATAGGCATAGCACAAATAACTAAACCTACATTAAAAATTCTTCAAGACCCTAAAGGTGAAACAAAAGATTTCATTTTCACTAAAATCCGGCAAAAAGATTTAAAAGATCCAAACATTGCCATCCCAATGGGAATTCGCTGGCTCTTTAGAAAAAGACAAACTGCAGAAAGTAAGTTGAAGCGCACGCCAAATGCAGAAGAAATTATTTTAGAATACAAAGGCCTGCTGAAAAGCACAACCACATATAAAGACAGTGCGCTTAAAAAGTTTAGGAACGAATATGCAAAACTCAAAAAGAAATAGATTTATATGCTTTTTTCTAGTTTCAATCTTGAGTGGGTGTACCACGCCTCCCTATAGAATTACAAAACAACAGGGTCGCAAAGTTGAGTTTAATGTTGCACCTGAAAGAATATTAATGGAGTGCGAAGAAATCAAGACTCATGAGGTGCTTTACGGATTTATGATCCATGTTCTAGATGAAGAAAACACAGTTTTGACCATGTCGCAGGGCAATCGACTCGGAAAAAAAACTTGTTTCGATGGGATTAAGAAAATAGAGAGAATCTTAAAAAGAGGGAAACACATCTATATCGGTGCTATCGGAGATTTTGAAGTTCCCCGTGTAAAAGAGGAATATAAATATACTTATCCAAAACTGGGAACATTTCATGGTAATGGAAGAGCTTTTGGATTTATGGCCATCGCAAATGAACATGGCGACTGTTACGATGCCTACTATGGCGATAAAATGCCGTGTCCACAAAGTGAATTTCCGATTAAGTGAGGCTAGTCCCATTTATTACCGTGCGATCTTAAACGCTACCTTTGGATTGATCTTCTCATTGTAAATAATGAGCTTATCAGTAGAGACCTTGTCAATTCGGTGGTTAACGATCTCGCTGACACGCGCTTGATCAATTTCTAGTAAATCCGCAAATTCAACCTGAGATAAATCTTTCTCAGACATATAGCGCACAAGGTTTTGGCAGAGATCCCAACGAAATTTTTCAACCGGAGATGAGCTAGGCCCTACCATCAAAGTGCCTTCAGCATTTTTAAGCTTTCGCTCCATCTCTTTTAATTTCTTCGCATTAGGGTAACGATAAACTCTTCGACTCATGATAATCAAATACCTAATCTTGCAATATATTGCAAGATTCAATATTTGATAACAAAACTACTCGCAGTATAGTGATTGAAAATCACATTCCTACATTTGAACATGCAAGCGTAATTTTTTTAAGGATTTTTAAGGTCGAATTTGAATGATTTCAATCTCTTGGAGCATTTCTGCGTGTTCAAAAATTGGTAGCGGGGAGAGGATTTGAACCTCTGACCTTCGGGTTATGAGCCCGACGAGCTACCAGGCTGCTCCACCCCGCGACAAGTTCGAATGAACCATTGAACCATTCCTTGTAGTTCAGCCCAGCCCTCTTCGTCAAGTGACTTTAGGTTCTAATGGCAAACTTTGGATGCTTTAAAGCGTCTTTTTCCATTTAATGCAGTCAAACAATGCTCATCCCTACCACAACCGATGACTGTTAAAGGCTGAGCCCCTTGTAATTTTTCAATGGCAGCGGGGTTTGAAACCACACTCCACTCCCCTTTTACTGCGATTTTTAACCACAGGCCTTCCATATCTGTTTGATAAAATAATTCTTTTCCACGCACATACCAGGGGCCGTCAATCATCGGGGTGCGCCATGTTTGAAACGGAACACCTTTTGAATCAAGCTCATCAATAGTAGCAAGTTCGATTCCGGAATCATCAATGGGAAGTTGCTTAAACTTACCCGAGGCTGTGTAGGCCTCAATAAATTGTTGTTTTTTAACCTGGGAAACAAAAACTAGATGCACCGAACCTGGGCACGCTTGTTTACAAGAATAAACCAGATCAAACGATTTAAATTTATCAAGGTTTATCCCAACAGGTAAGGGCAAGCCCTTATGATTTCTAAACTCTTCAATGGCATTCACAAACATTTTTGGTCGATCACGTAAGTACCGTGTATTAACAATGGCCCCTAATTCTTCTCGCAATGTTTTATATAAATCAGGCTCTTTACACCGACTAGCAAATGGTTTTTGCGCTTCTGATGTAATCACATTGCCAGATATTGCCCCAGCTCCAGCATCAACACCTGATTGAGGTGCAATTTCACCTACTGAAGTTGGTGATTCGACAATCACCGCACGATTTGGGTTTGTCTCTAGTTCTTTTATGCGAATAGATGAATAGATAATAGATGCCACAAGGATTATACATACTAGAGCTAGAATCCAAAACAGTTTTCGTGGGTTCATGAATTAGTTGTCTATGTTTTTTTCTGGATCAGCTTCAGAAGGCAGATACTCTTCAAAAATAGAGGCTGCTTCACTTGCAGTGCTTTCTGTCGTAGTAGCAGCAGCTGGCTTATCAAAAGCTGCAACTCCTGCATAATTTTTAAATGCAGTGAGTGCGTCTTCTTCTTCTACTACCACATCGGCGACAACTACCGCCACTTCTGCCTCTGCGGCGATGGCTGCTTTTGCTGCTGCTTCTAATCGAGCATCAAATTTTGCAAGCCACCTTGCATCTGAATCAAGAAGTGTTTCACCTATGATTTGTCGTTCGCGTAAATCTTGTGCTCGCTCATTTTCTTTTCGTTCTTTTTCGCGCTTTTTTTCTTGTTCAAAAAATTCCGAGCTCGTTGAAATCGTTGAGAGCTCTGTTGTGATGGTGAGAAGCTCACTCTCACTTTCAGAATAACTCTTGCCAATAGACAGAGCCATTTTATCAGTCAAATCACCAAGTGTTTCTTTTTCAGTTAAGTCTTCAAGTTCTCCAATACCCTCAGGGATGAGTTCATCAATTTCACTCAAAGTTGGAAGCTCTCGAATATTGCGAAGTCCAAAGAGTTCTAAAAAGTCTTTTGTGGTTCCATAGAGCATGGGTTTACCAGGAAGTTCAGATTTCCCAACAAAGCGTACAATGTTTTTTTCCATGAGTGCGCGCACGAGATGACCTGATTCAACGCCTCGAATTTGATCAACTTCTGACTTCACAACAGGTTGTTTGTAAGCAATGATACTTAATACTTCAAGTGCAGGACCCGAAAGTTTAAAGGGCCTTGCTTTGACCATTTTTCGCATCCAACCAGCATTATCAACCTTTGTGCGTAATTGATAACCACCCGCTACTTCTTCAAGACAAATGCCTCGATCACCACCGGCGTAATCAACTTGAAGTAATGCTAAAAGCTCGCGAATTTTTTGAGAATTAATATTTGTACCATGAAAAGTTCCTCGTAAATTTGCAACACTTAATGGGTTAGAAGCTGCAAACAACAAGCTTTCAATAACTGATTTGGCTTGTGTATCTTCAAGTTCATTAGGAAGAACAGGTAATTCTTCAGTATCACCATCTGTCACAGCTTCAAGTGCCTCAATGGCACCTTCTTTTGTGGCTTCGCCTAATTCAGCTTCCATTGCTCGAGCTGTTTCTGCAGCGTCAAGAATTTCTGTAATTTCGTTATTTGTTTTTTTAGCCATTAGATAAGCTCCCCTGCTTCTACAGCTTTTACTTCAGCATCGTTATCAAGCATCTCTTCTTGAATATGAGAGCTCGCTTCTTCACTCAAGCTTTCAAGTCTTAAGTCTTCTTCTGCTTTAAACATTAATTGATCGGCAGTTTGTGCTGCATTTGTAGAATCAAATTCTTGAACGCGATTAACAACATCACTGCTCACAACTTTAATGGTTTCAATGTAAATGGATGAAAACGCCTCTGTTTGGTAAACACGGGTAAAACTCATGCGGCAGAGTTCTAAAACACTTAAAAAAGTTATGAGCAATTCTTTTTTCGTAAATGTTTCACTTAATAAACTTCGAAGCTCAATGCGCTCACCAACTATAAACCGATGTTTAATTTCGATAAGACGTGCACTTATGCTCATGCCGCGACCATATACTTCGTGGGTCGTCTTAACGGCTTCTTTCATGAGTTGCCTAAAAGCAGCAATCAGAGCAAAAAGGCCTCGTTCATCTAAAATTATTTCGCTTTCAACTGTTGGCATGGGGTCTTTTGAACCACGAACCCAAAGATCACGATTCAACAGCGGACGTTTATAGAGTAATTTTCCGGCTTCTTTATACTTTTGATATTCAAGTAATTTTTGAACAAGCTCTTTTCGAGGATCATCTATGATTTCTTCACCTTGTTCATTGTATTGAGGAACAAGCATTCGACTCTTGATGTAAATCAGTGTTGCAGCCATGGCCACAAACTCACCGGCCACTTCAAGATTAAGCTCTTTCATGATCTGGATGTATTCAAGATATTGCTTAGTGATTTCATGAATTGGAATATCGCAAATATCTACTTCATTTTTTTTAATGAGGAACAACAATAAAGACAAAGGGCCTTCGAATGTTCCAATTTGAACCTGAAGACTCATTTCCACCCCAATTGGCTTTTAATTTCGCTCAATGTGTTTTGTCCTTCACGCTTAGCCTTTTGATTACCATCGCCAATGATTTCATCAACGTGGGACGGATTATTCAAGAGTTCTTTTCGCTTTGCCAGAGGTTCTTTCATGAATTCATTGATATGGCCACCAAGCGCCATTTTGCAATCAATGCAGCCGATTCCCGCGGTGCGACAGCCCGAACTGACATCTGACTTGGTTTTATCAGAACTAAAAAGCTTATGAAGCCCGTACACGGCACAAATTTCGGGGTTTCCTGGGTCAGTGCGTTTAACTCGGGCAGGATCCGTAGGCATAGGTTTTAGGATTTTTATAATATTCTCAGGTTCATCTAACAGAGCAATAACATTGCCGTAAGACTTACTCATTTTACGCCCATCAAGCCCTGGAACCGCAGGTGTCGACGTTAAAAGCGCTTCTGGCTCGGGGAGCTTGATTTTATACATATTATTAAACCGGCGCACAATTTCACGAGATAACTCAAGATGAGGAACCTGATCTTGCCCTACAGGTACTTTTGCACCCTTAAATATGGCAATGTCAGCTGTTTGAAGCACTGGATACATAAAACGGCCTAAATTATAGGCATCTTTTTGCTTTAATTCTTCAGCAGCATCTTTCCAGGTAGTGACTCGCTCAAGCCATCCCATGGGTGTGACCATGCAAAAGAGCATATGAAGCTCTAATAGTTCTGGAGCCATCTCACTTTGAACAAAGATAACCGATTTATTAGGATCAATTCCAAAAGCAAGCCAATCGGTAATAATCTCACGATTGAATTTTTTAAAAACTTGAGGATCTTTAAAACCATCAGTCAGTGCATGCCAATTCATTGCACCATAAAAGCACTGATAATCTTTTTGAAGTTCGACCCAATTACGAAGTGCGCCGAAGTAATTACCGATATGCAAACTTTGCGTTGTTCGCATCCCACTCATGACACGTGGCTTATTTAAGTAAGACATCTAAAGCGCACCAAACACACTCAGTGATCCGCGAAGCATGAACTGAGCTGTTTGAACAACTGGGGTATAAATAACAGTGGCAAGACCACCGGTCATAAATAATAAAAGTAATAAAATACTAAAAGTTGTTTGATGCTCTTCTAGTTTTTGGTTCACACGATCAGGTAAAAAGATCGCAAATATTTTACCACCATCTAGGGGGTGAATCGGGAGTAAATTAAAAAATGCTAAAGACAAATTTATTAATACAAATGTTTTTGAAAATTCAATGATGGCTTTAGCGAAAGTAGCAGTCTCAAAAAATCTAACTGTAATACCAAATGTAAATGCCGCGATAATCGCTAGAAGAATATTTGAACCAGGCCCTGCAAGGGCCACCCAAAACATTCCTACTTTAGGGTTTTTAAGATTATCGGCATTAACAGGTACTGGCTTTGCCCAACCAAAAAAGGGAGCTCCGGTTGTGATAGCGAGTATTGGTAAAATAATAGTGCCTAGCATATCGGCATGAGCAACTGGATTAAGTGTAAGTCTGCCCAGCATGCGAGCTGTGGGGTCGCCTAATTTATTTGCAACCCAACCATGCGCGTATTCATGAAAACAAAGTGCTAGGAGAAATGGGATTAAAAACATCCCCACCTTGACCAGCATGTCTATCACATTTAGGTTTGAGGCCACGTTTTAGCTACCTTATTGGTTGTTTATCGATGTTTCAGGTTTAACATTTGATGCCCCGCCAAAGCAAGTGATTGCTTGACTGTTCACTGACAAAGAATTCTAGTTATTTCATGAGCTTATTGAGGCTAGCCGGTATCCTCTCTGGGGTGTTATTTGGCATTCAAACTTTTGGTGATACGGGGAACTATAATTCCGTTCTCATAGGTGATCGCGCCGCCGGTATGGGTGGGGC
This genomic stretch from Oligoflexia bacterium harbors:
- the trpS gene encoding tryptophan--tRNA ligase, translated to MSYLNKPRVMSGMRTTQSLHIGNYFGALRNWVELQKDYQCFYGAMNWHALTDGFKDPQVFKKFNREIITDWLAFGIDPNKSVIFVQSEMAPELLELHMLFCMVTPMGWLERVTTWKDAAEELKQKDAYNLGRFMYPVLQTADIAIFKGAKVPVGQDQVPHLELSREIVRRFNNMYKIKLPEPEALLTSTPAVPGLDGRKMSKSYGNVIALLDEPENIIKILKPMPTDPARVKRTDPGNPEICAVYGLHKLFSSDKTKSDVSSGCRTAGIGCIDCKMALGGHINEFMKEPLAKRKELLNNPSHVDEIIGDGNQKAKREGQNTLSEIKSQLGWK
- the scpB gene encoding SMC-Scp complex subunit ScpB gives rise to the protein MAKKTNNEITEILDAAETARAMEAELGEATKEGAIEALEAVTDGDTEELPVLPNELEDTQAKSVIESLLFAASNPLSVANLRGTFHGTNINSQKIRELLALLQVDYAGGDRGICLEEVAGGYQLRTKVDNAGWMRKMVKARPFKLSGPALEVLSIIAYKQPVVKSEVDQIRGVESGHLVRALMEKNIVRFVGKSELPGKPMLYGTTKDFLELFGLRNIRELPTLSEIDELIPEGIGELEDLTEKETLGDLTDKMALSIGKSYSESESELLTITTELSTISTSSEFFEQEKKREKERKENERAQDLRERQIIGETLLDSDARWLAKFDARLEAAAKAAIAAEAEVAVVVADVVVEEEDALTAFKNYAGVAAFDKPAAATTTESTASEAASIFEEYLPSEADPEKNIDN
- a CDS encoding transglycosylase SLT domain-containing protein; this encodes MHVSVSEKNPTGLTIRDQHLRRLQGTYLGTDEIESIFNKYDRKALIYPTPNKLNEYKNADMHDEQIAVWTDYFNKKFNINPPLDPNVVKALIASESGFHKDPPNNPVAIGIAQITKPTLKILQDPKGETKDFIFTKIRQKDLKDPNIAIPMGIRWLFRKRQTAESKLKRTPNAEEIILEYKGLLKSTTTYKDSALKKFRNEYAKLKKK
- a CDS encoding XRE family transcriptional regulator, which codes for MSRRVYRYPNAKKLKEMERKLKNAEGTLMVGPSSSPVEKFRWDLCQNLVRYMSEKDLSQVEFADLLEIDQARVSEIVNHRIDKVSTDKLIIYNEKINPKVAFKIAR
- a CDS encoding site-2 protease family protein; protein product: MFLIPFLLALCFHEYAHGWVANKLGDPTARMLGRLTLNPVAHADMLGTIILPILAITTGAPFFGWAKPVPVNADNLKNPKVGMFWVALAGPGSNILLAIIAAFTFGITVRFFETATFAKAIIEFSKTFVLINLSLAFFNLLPIHPLDGGKIFAIFLPDRVNQKLEEHQTTFSILLLLLFMTGGLATVIYTPVVQTAQFMLRGSLSVFGAL
- a CDS encoding segregation/condensation protein A, translated to MSLQVQIGTFEGPLSLLLFLIKKNEVDICDIPIHEITKQYLEYIQIMKELNLEVAGEFVAMAATLIYIKSRMLVPQYNEQGEEIIDDPRKELVQKLLEYQKYKEAGKLLYKRPLLNRDLWVRGSKDPMPTVESEIILDERGLFALIAAFRQLMKEAVKTTHEVYGRGMSISARLIEIKHRFIVGERIELRSLLSETFTKKELLITFLSVLELCRMSFTRVYQTEAFSSIYIETIKVVSSDVVNRVQEFDSTNAAQTADQLMFKAEEDLRLESLSEEASSHIQEEMLDNDAEVKAVEAGELI